A window of Castor canadensis chromosome 10, mCasCan1.hap1v2, whole genome shotgun sequence contains these coding sequences:
- the LOC109679079 gene encoding sperm motility kinase Z-like codes for MRSECSKGMAQPGLEASSSDEETLRAQYMVLGRLGQGRYGQVRLAYHRLTGTEVAVKCLKKTVHKALEVDLMRALQHPHVMRLFQVIEAEQHVFLVMEHAGRGQLWHHVLQHGRLREGEARRLFWQMACALHYCHAKGIAHRDLKPDNILLDELGNVKVADFGMGTWFMPGQKLHFTCGALAFRAPEVYLGHTYEGPKVDVWSLGVILYFMVTGKLPFKGNSYQELKPRVLKGRYVLPYHISALGRSLINCLLTPDPAQRPTLKEVLLHPWLSHAEDCPPTPSSEKPLPVRLNPTIVVVMTDMGFESHKVRDSLLRRRCDEAACTYHMLQCQKRQGREAIVQLKPVRHRARSCPSPEPPPPFPLPRKTSASVPALRPITTSPHGHPPEDDAQSGQGSGRRTKSASPLSTLQKTTNSPHTAPQPGPAAALSSSSSSCCCHSSGGHTDSSKLSLGMALEENSPPMGKLQGEDTPSVCDAEGAPHPGQPPGGTPPSTSDQRQGWKAVTRRIACCILRMCCCLPARRTRPSSGVAREPGGHQTVRKPSR; via the coding sequence ATGCGTAGTGAGTGTAGTAAGGGGatggcccagcctggccttgaggCCAGCTCCTCCGATGAGGAGACCCTCAGGGCTCAGTACATGGTCCTGGGCAGGCTTGGCCAGGGTAGATACGGCCAGGTGAGACTGGCCTACCACCGCCTCACCGGGACCGAGGTGGCGGTGAAATGCCTGAAGAAGACAGTGCATAAGGCGTTGGAGGTGGATCTGATGCGGGCCCTGCAGCACCCGCACGTGATGCGGCTGTTCCAGGTCATCGAGGCGGAGCAGCACGTCTTCCTGGTGATGGAGCACGCAGGCAGAGGGCAGCTGTGGCACCACGTGCTACAGCATGGCCGCCTGCGGGAGGGGGAGGCCCGGAGGCTGTTCTGGCAGATGGCCTGCGCCCTGCACTACTGCCACGCCAAGGGCATCGCCCACAGGGACTTGAAGCCCGACAATATCCTCCTGGACGAGTTGGGCAACGTGAAGGTCGCGGACTTCGGCATGGGCACCTGGTTCATGCCCGGCCAGAAGCTGCACTTCACGTGTGGTGCTTTAGCATTTCGGGCTCCAGAGGTCTACCTGGGCCACACGTACGAAGGCCCCAAGGTGGACGTCTGGAGCCTGGGCGTCATCCTCTACTTCATGGTCACCGGGAAGCTGCCATTCAAAGGCAACAGCTACCAGGAGCTGAAGCCCCGGGTCCTGAAGGGAAGGTACGTCCTCCCCTACCACATTTCAGCTTTGGGACGGAGCCTCATCAACTGCTTGCTGACCCCCGACCCCGCGCAGAGGCCCACGCTAAAGGAGGTCCTGCTCCACCCGTGGCTCAGCCACGCGGAGGACTGTCCACCGACACCTTCCAGCGAAAAGCCGCTCCCCGTCCGCCTGAACCCCACCATCGTGGTGGTCATGACAGACATGGGATTCGAATCCCACAAGGTCCGGGACTCTCTGCTTCGCAGGCGATGCGATGAGGCCGCCTGCACCTACCACATGCTCCAGTGCCAGAAACGCCAGGGGCGCGAGGCCATCGTCCAACTGAAGCCCGTGCGTCACAGGGCGAGGTCCTGCCCATCCCCCGaacctcctccccccttccctctgccccgaAAGACGAGTGCCAGTGTGCCTGCCCTCCGCCCCATCACCACCTCGCCCCATGGGCACCCGCCGGAGGACGACGCGCAGTCGGGGCAGGGGAGCGGCCGAAGGACCAAGTCTGCCTCGCCCCTCTCCACGCTTCAGAAGACGACGAACTCCCCGCACACCGCCCCCCAGCCTGGTCCTGCGGctgccctctcctcctcctcctcctcctgctgctgccaCAGCAGTGGGGGGCACACAGACAGCAGCAAGTTGTCCCTCGGCATGGCCCTGGAAGAAAACAGTCCGCCCATGGGGAAACTCCAGGGCGAGGACACACCCTCTGTCTGTGACGCAGAGGGAGCCCCACACCCAGGGCAGCCCCCTGGTGGGACTCCACCCTCTACCAGTGACCAGCGCCAGGGCTGGAAGGCAGTGACCAGGAGGATTGCCTGCTGCATCCTGAGAATGTGCTGCTGCCTTCCAGCCCGAAGGACTCGCCCCAGTAGCGGAGTGGCCAGGGAGCCGGGGGGACACCAGACAGTCAGAAAACCAAGTAGGTGA